A genomic region of Alnus glutinosa chromosome 11, dhAlnGlut1.1, whole genome shotgun sequence contains the following coding sequences:
- the LOC133882303 gene encoding uncharacterized protein LOC133882303, with product MDLGCLDLCCVSVSDKQGTEATLCSSESREDSMSENSTASSKIGKNKSPKETAQSTSNILNKFTSQIKKPSHRKSSPLNWFPRKKVDSYLKRKIKMLQEVDGMNLTLDETLGDANPHYSRVLREKMAAREAAHKAMEARKAALVEASWCRILRAARIQSKEAEDQLMKAEKSAAAAFEAATSIGVTMYDIPNCPKKPCQIETSSVNGGGSATHKVTASFETAFEVDIEVAAAVKTALIRLANCATFNKDEFEELLRKINQNPDTGENNQELSEFSSECESESGSELETSSVDFDCKLQGPETRQRKNRKRLSFERYNKTKLVEMMLERLRCLQEDELSALATIVATCGLNAALAEVTNSKAHDPSDYSSNPAPNFSRRISSMGAGNLEISMDAHKRKQVESELPSLDKFLVKRMTKLEKEVWEAKNSRKNESGEGTGKNSDRTAVGEVNLDNDVASSETIPDLGSILLKHSSKFEKEIEDAKKKSGRDFETDYKKLHNDRTSSEAVPDLGTILIKHCSRLEKEIKETKRNNGKAFEMNGKKLGRVQNGAVGHTEEDVPEVPSLDKFLVKRVSRLEKEVQEAKNRRKNEPRKGGRVTNMKTKFDSIASDAQLDKIAYSDGGVEQKENIDSNNKMSAVSKMEQKECTGDTGESPLQIGQVNLNAGESLRLQDVKTETEEREEDSLDKILVKSLHKLEGEKIQTLSLGSNYGSHRHQKKQAGNSVTDCESLDKILVKHVSRLEKEKMRFSSKDDVVKVKSSETKAQSHMNQEGGLDQILVKHKSRLEREKLTAAQQPDDQIRLPAARREGRERELQEAWGGLSLGNSMKPHLSKLEEVNVTSSETKVQSHMNQEGGLEKLTAAPQPDGQIRLSVSRRQARERELQEAWGGLSLGNSMKPHLSKLEQDKAAWRKAEDEERRAIKDITVL from the exons AATAAATCGCCAAAAGAGACTGCGCAATCAACATCGAATATTCTTAACAAATTTACATCACAAATCAAGAAGCCTTCTCACCGCAAAAGTTCTCCTCTCAACTGGTTCCCGCGCAAAAAAGTGGACTcgtacttaaaaagaaaaataaaaatgctgcAG GAAGTGGACGGCATGAATTTGACACTTGATGAGACTTTAGGTGATGCTAATCCACATTACTCAAGAGTTCTGAGAGAAAAGATGGCAGCAAGAGAAGCTGCACACAAGGCAATGGAGGCTCGAAAGGCTGCTCTGGTGGAAGCATCTTGGTGTCGAATACTACGAGCAGCCAG GATCCAGAGCAAAGAGGCAGAAGACCAGTTGATGAAAGCAGAGAAGTCAGCAGCTGCAGCTTTTGAAGCAGCCACATCCATAGGAGTTACCATGTATGACATACCAAATTGCCCTAAGAAGCCTTGTCAAATAGAGACATCCTCTGTTAATGGAGGAGGATCTGCTACACATAAAGTTACAGCATCTTTTGAAACTGCATTTGAGGTAGATATAGAAGTAGCTGCAGCAGTCAAAACTGCATTAATTAGGCTTGCAAATTGTGCTACTTTTAATAAAGACGAATTTGAAGAACTGCTGCGAAAAATCAATCAGAACCCAGATACAGGTGAAAATAATCAGGAATTATCGGAGTTTTCTTCGGAATGTGAATCAGAGTCTGGGTCAGAACTTGAAACTTCATCTGTAGACTTTGACTGTAAGCTGCAAGGTCCAGAGACGAGACAGAGGAAAAACAGGAAAAGGCTCTCCTTTGAAAGGTATAATAAAACAAAGCTCGTGGAGATGATGCTTGAGAGGCTCAGATGTTTGCAAGAAGATGAACTTTCTGCTCTTGCCACTATAGTTGCAACTTGTGGTTTAAATGCTGCCTTGGCTGAAGTTACAAATAGCAAGGCGCACGATCCAAGTGATTATAGCTCCAATCCAGCACCTAATTTTTCACGAAGAATTTCTTCTATGGGAGCAGGAAACCTTGAGATTTCCATGGATGCCCATAAAAGGAAGCAAGTTGAGTCAGAACTCCCAAGTCTTGACAAGTTTTTGGTTAAGCGCATGACGAAACTTGAAAAAGAGGTATGGGAAGCAAAAAATAGCAGAAAGAATGAGTCCGGAGAAGGAACTGGGAAGAATTCTGATAGAACTGCTGTTGGCGAGGTCAATTTAGATAATGATGTAGCTTCATCAGAGACCATTCCAGACTTGGGGAGTATTCTTTTAAAGCATTCTAGTAAGTTTGAGAAAGAGATTGAAGACGCAAAGAAGAAGTCAGGAAGAGATTTTGAAACTGATTATAAGAAGTTGCACAATGATAGAACTTCATCTGAAGCTGTTCCTGATCTAGGAACGATACTAATTAAGCACTGTTCAAGACttgaaaaggaaattaaagagaCCAAAAGGAATAATGGGAAAGCATTTGAGATGAATGGCAAAAAATTGGGAAGAGTGCAAAATGGGGCCGTTGGTCACACAGAAGAAGACGTTCCGGAAGTCCCCAGCTTAGATAAGTTCCTAGTGAAACGTGTCTCGAGACTTGAAAAGGAGGTCCAAGAAGCaaagaacagaagaaaaaatgaacCACGTAAAGGGGGCAGGGTCACTAACATGAAGACAAAATTTGATTCAATTGCTTCAGATGCACAACTGGACAAAATTGCATATTCTGATGGAGGAGTAGAGCAAAAAGAAAACATCGactcaaataataaaatgtctGCAGTTTCCAAGATGGAGCAAAAGGAATGTACTGGAGATACAGGTGAGTCTCCATTGCAGATTGGACAGGTGAATTTGAATGCTGGAGAATCACTTCGGCTTCAAGATGTGAAGACTGAAactgaagagagagaagaagatagCCTAGACAAGATCTTGGTCAAGTCATTGCACAAGTTGGAAGGGGAAAAAATACAGACCTTGTCATTGGGAAGCAATTATGGAAGTCATCGCCACCAAAAGAAACAGGCAGGAAACAGTGTTACAGACTGTGAGAGCTTGGACAAAATTTTAGTAAAGCATGTTTCCAGActggagaaagagaaaatgaggTTCAGCTCAAAGGACGACGTAGTGAAGGTGAAGTCAAGTGAAACGAAAGCGCAATCGCACATGAATCAAGAAGGTGGTCTGGACCAaattttggttaaacataaatCAAGACTTGAGAGAGAAAAGCTAACTGCAGCTCAGCAACCAGATGACCAGATTAGGCTCCCTGCGGCTCGTAGAGAAGGAAGGGAGAGAGAGTTACAAGAAGCATGGGGAGGCTTAAGTTTAGGGAACTCCATGAAGCCCCATCTCTCGAAACTGGAAGAAGTGAATGTGACGTCAAGTGAAACGAAAGTGCAATCGCACATGAATCAAGAAGGTGGTCTGGAAAAGCTAACTGCAGCTCCGCAGCCAGATGGCCAGATAAGGCTCTCTGTGTCTCGTAGACAAGCAAGGGAGAGAGAGTTACAAGAAGCATGGGGTGGCTTAAGTTTAGGGAACTCCATGAAGCCCCATCTCTCGAAACTGGAACAAGATAAG GCTGCTTGGAGAAAAGCTGAGGACGAGGAAAGGAGAGCTATCAAGGACAT AACTGTTTTATAA
- the LOC133882430 gene encoding mitogen-activated protein kinase kinase kinase 20-like has protein sequence MGWIKRRVLGRGTYGTVFLAEPTDPTAPPIAVKTCPLAKSFSLRLEERVLAQLRGCPEIVSCLGSTLTFEDDNGPNYNLLLEYAAGGTLEDLIKKDSGLGEWDIRRYVRMILRGLCSVHEMGMVHCDLKPSNILVFPGEGELNDDRLKIADFGLVKEVRHYNEDMGFLRFNFRGTPFYMSPESVAHGEIGAPLDIWSLGCILVEMVTGKPALWKYRNLTALKLRLAVVQQSPGIPEGLSEDGKDFLRKCFAIDPSERWTAEMLLNHPFVSKPVYGTTPDPPVSPKSPWDFSPSSLNHSLGLRPPGWCSFTPSDQNSEQSQAPSASLPPPGWCSFTPSDQNSEQSLGPSASLPPPGWCSFTPCDQNSEQSLDPSASLPPPGWCSFSSTDSASSSCGSPQLHQFGGSSAVMYFLGMAEDSKYFVG, from the coding sequence ATGGGGTGGATCAAACGGCGCGTTCTTGGCAGGGGAACGTACGGCACGGTGTTTTTGGCCGAACCCACAGACCCCACGGCTCCACCCATCGCCGTTAAGACGTGTCCTCTTGCGAAGTCCTTCTCCCTCCGGTTGGAGGAAAGAGTGTTGGCGCAACTGCGCGGTTGTCCGGAGATTGTTTCCTGCCTTGGGAGTACACTCACCTTCGAAGACGATAACGGACCCAATTATAATCTGCTTCTTGAATATGCTGCGGGAGGTACGCTTGAAGATTTGATCAAGAAAGATTCGGGTTTGGGCGAGTGGGATATTCGCCGCTACGTGCGTATGATCCTCCGGGGTCTCTGTTCTGTGCATGAAATGGGTATGGTTCACTGTGATCTCAAACCCAGTAATATCTTGGTCTTTCCTGGTGAAGGAGAGCTAAATGATGATCGGCTTAAGATCGCCGACTTTGGGCTTGTCAAGGAAGTTCGACACTATAATGAAGACATGGGATTTTTGAGGTTTAATTTTCGGGGCACCCCTTTCTACATGTCGCCGGAGTCAGTTGCTCATGGTGAGATTGGGGCACCGTTAGACATATGGTCGCTCGGTTGCATTCTGGTTGAGATGGTTACTGGGAAGCCTGCTCTGTGGAAGTATCGGAATCTGACCGCCCTGAAACTTCGGCTTGCGGTTGTCCAACAATCGCCTGGAATACCTGAAGGGCTCTCCGAGGATGGGAAGGACTTCTTGAGAAAGTGTTTTGCAATAGACCCCAGTGAGAGGTGGACGGCCGAGATGCTTCTGAATCATCCTTTTGTTTCTAAGCCTGTGTATGGGACGACTCCTGACCCACCGGTATCTCCGAAAAGCCCTTGGGATTTCAGTCCATCGTCCTTGAACCATTCCTTGGGCCTGCGTCCGCCGGGTTGGTGCTCCTTTACGCCTAGTGATCAGAATTCAGAGCAATCGCAGGCTCCATCTGCTTCCTTGCCTCCGCCGGGTTGGTGCTCATTTACACCTAGTGATCAGAATTCAGAGCAATCGCTGGGTCCATCTGCTTCCTTACCTCCGCCGGGTTGGTGCTCCTTTACGCCTTGTGATCAGAATTCAGAGCAATCGCTAGACCCATCTGCTTCCTTGCCACCGCCTGGCTGGTGTTCGTTCTCCTCGACAGATTCGGCGTCATCCTCCTGTGGCTCTCCTCAGTTGCATCAGTTTGGAGGCAGCAGTGCCGTAATGTATTTTCTGGGTATGGCAGAGGACAGCAAGTATTTTGTTGGTTAA
- the LOC133882477 gene encoding leucine-rich repeat protein 2-like, which yields MASLPLFSVLFTFLLSLAPAFSTNSEGNALHALRSRLSDPTNVLQSWDPTLVNPCTWFHVTCDSNNHVIRLDLGNSNISGTLGSELGELKHLQYLELYRNDITGKIPKELGNLKNLVSMDLYENRFEGEIPKSLAKLKSLRFLRLNNNKLAGSIPRELTGLSNLKVLDVSNNNLCGTIPVDGPFSTFPMESFEHNRLNGPELKGLVPYDFGC from the exons ATGgcttctcttcctcttttctctgTCCTTTTtacctttcttctctctctcgcgCCCGCCTTCTCAACCAACTCTgaag GAAATGCTTTGCATGCTTTGAGAAGCAGGCTTTCTGACCCCACCAACGTGCTGCAGAGCTGGGACCCGACGCTGGTTAATCCCTGCACCTGGTTTCATGTCACCTGCGACTCCAACAACCATGTGATTCGCCT GGATTTGGGCAATTCTAATATCTCTGGGACTTTAGGTTCTGAACTCGGCGAGCTCAAGCATCTGCAGTACTT GGAGCTTTATAGGAATGACATAACAGGGAAAATCCCAAAAGAGTTGGGTAATTTGAAAAACCTTGTTAGTATGGATTTGTATGAAAACAGATTTGAAGGAGAGATCCCAAAATCTTTGGCCAAATTGAAGTCACTCAGATTTCT ACGGCTAAACAACAACAAGCTAGCAGGATCAATCCCAAGGGAACTCACCGGCCTCTCTAACCTCAAAGTTTT GGATGTCTCGAACAATAACCTCTGCGGAACAATTCCGGTCGATGGCCCTTTCTCGACCTTCCCAATGGAAAG TTTTGAGCACAACAGACTCAATGGCCCGGAGCTGAAGGGACTGGTGCCCTATGACTTCGGATGCTGA